A genomic region of Lates calcarifer isolate ASB-BC8 unplaced genomic scaffold, TLL_Latcal_v3 _unitig_1842_quiver_3057, whole genome shotgun sequence contains the following coding sequences:
- the LOC108890952 gene encoding thymosin beta-12 has protein sequence MSDKPDVTEVTTFDKTKLKKTETQEKNTLPTKETIEQEKSKS, from the exons ATGTCTGACAAACCTGACGTCACAGAAGTCACAACCTTCGACAAGACCAAACTGAAGAAGACGGAGACTCAGGAGAAAAACACATTGCCAACCAAAGAAA CCATCGAGCAGGAGAAGTCAAAGTCCTAA
- the LOC108890949 gene encoding LOW QUALITY PROTEIN: toll-like receptor 8 (The sequence of the model RefSeq protein was modified relative to this genomic sequence to represent the inferred CDS: deleted 3 bases in 3 codons), translating to MIVMDGSFAVMTKLEALDLSFNNLTRVPTGLPPSLTMLMLGSNKIPYISEDDFHGLHNLKILKIQGNCPRCQNAPYPCVPCQKTSLGIHPYAFHNLTQLETLHLGGNSLTYLNASWFERLNKLKQLFLSFNFLQKAITGEAKFLTYVTKLEKIDLSFNFALKLYPTTLYLSKNFQKLQSLRTLHLEGLVFQTIVQDTLSPLYGLRNLSALNLGTNFIIKSDSKIFSKFQQLKMIYLAENRLYPSPVKSIANPSDGFHQRLDLSISPYIKPHTDFAYDVSHSLIKQECFDSGRVLILSSNNLFFISPKQFEGYGNIACLNLSGNGFSAALNGTEFSSLPNLTYLDLSFNKIDLAYDNAFIELQKLKVLDLSYNPHYFKSTGVTHNLNFMKNLPALRVLNMSHNAISILTTKQMHSKSLSELQFTDNNLGTLWKERDGSYEMLFTNLTNLTILDISQNRITKIPDNVYERLPHNLTKLRISGNSLTDFKWNRLKCFHQLQILDLSFNSLSHVKGINSNITQSLTFLDLSHNHIFHLDDGFIKGPKSLTTLSLSNNKLTTINQSTLLSISNNQIKTLFLQQNPFQCTCYSFEFILWIENSNVKIPRLTTKVKCATPENQKGRALIYFDINQCVNDSQAFQIYILITSFIFAFMFVTTVAHLFYWDASYVVHFMKARLKGYRSLNSPESVYDVFVTYDTRDPHVSEWVMKNLRVKLEEEGETHLPLCLEERDWPLGVPLVDNLTQSIQYSRKTLFVLTEGYVKTGVFKLAMYLAHQRLLDENVDVIVLLMLEPVLQHSHFLRLRRRLCEKSVVEWPRTAAAEAWFWQNLRSVVRVDNQIMYNKTYSKYFTNK from the exons ATGATTGTTATGGACGGCAGTTTTGCAGTTATGACCAAACTGGAGGCTctggatttgtcctttaacaaCTTAACCCGTGTTCCCACAGGATTACCTCCATCATTAACAATGTTAATGCTGGGTTCTAACAAAATACCCTACATATCTGAAGATGATTTCCATGGAttacataatttaaaaatcCTAAAAATACAAGGGAACTGTCCAAGATGTCAAAATGCTCCATATCCCTGTGTGCCTTGCCAAAAGACTTCTCTTGGCATCCATCCTTATGCATTTCACAATCTAACACAGCTTGAGACACTGCACCTG GGAGGAAACTCATTGACCTACCTGAATGCTTCCTGGTTTGAGAGGTTGAATAAGCTTAAACAACTGTTCCTGTCATTTAACTTCTTGCAAAAAGCAATTACTGGAGAAGCTAAATTTCTAACATACGTTACCAAGCTAGAAAAGATTGATCTCTCTTTTAACTTTGCTCTCAAGCTCTACCCTACAACATTATATCTTTCAAAAAACTTT CAAAAACTCCAGTCACTGAGAACTTTGCATTTGGAAGGTTTGGTGTTCCAGACTATTGTACAAGACACACTCAGCCCTCTGTACGGGCTCCGGAATCTGTCTGCGCTGAATTTAGGGACTAACTTCATTATTAAATCTGATTCCAAAATTTTCAGCAAATTCCAACAGCTGAAAATGATATACCTTGCAGAAAACAGGCTATATCCCAGTCCAGTGAAAAGTATCGCTAATCCGAGTGATGGATTCCATCAGCGCTTGGACCTTTCTATTTCACCTTACATAAAACCACATACAGACTTTGCTTACGATGTATCACATAGTCTTATCAAGCAAGAGTGCTTTGACTCTGGTCGAGTGCTAATCCTCAGCTCAAATAATCTGTTCTTCATTTCTCCAAAACAATTTGAGGGCTATGGAAATATTGCATGTCTCAACCTCTCAGGAAACGGATTTTCGGCAGCACTTAATGGCACAGAGTTTTCTTCACTGCCTAATCTGACCTACCTGGACCTGTCATTCAATAAAATAGATCTTGCATATGACAATGCCTTCATAGAACTACAGAAACTAAAAGTACTAGACCTCAGTTATAATCCGCACTACTTCAAATCA ACGGGGGTAACACATAATTTGAATTTCATGAAAAATCTGCCTGCTCTGAGAGTGCTGAATATGAGTCATAACGCAATTTCCATcttaacaacaaaacagatGCACAGCAAATCATTATCTGAACTTCAGTTTACAGATAATAATCTTGGGACTCtttggaaagagagagatggctCATATGAGATGCTTTTTACTAATCTTACTAATCTGACAATTTTAGATATATCccaaaacagaataacaaagaTTCCAGATAATGTTTATGAACGTTTGCCACATAATCTCACCAAACTACGCATAAGCGGTAACTCCCTCACTGATTTTAAATGGAACAGACTGAAGTGTTTTCATCAACTTCAAATTTTAGACCTGAGTTTTAATTCTTTATCTCATGTGAAAGGTATAAACTCAAACATCACCCAAAGTTTGACTTTCCTTGATCTGAGTCATAACCACATTTTCCACTTGGATGATGGATTTATAAAGGGTCCGAAAAGCCTTACAACTCTTAGCCTTAGCAACAATAAACTGAccacaatcaatcaatctacCCTCCTGTCAATATCAAATAATCAGATTAAGACTTTGTTCTTGCAGCAAAACCCATTCCAGTGTACCTGTTATTCATTTGAGTTCATTCTGTGGATTGAAAATAGTAATGTAAAGATCCCGAGACTGACCACTAAGGTGAAATGTGCCACACCAGAAAACCAGAAGGGTAGAGCACTAATATACTTTGACATTAACCAGTGTGTTAATGACAGTCAGGCATTCCAGATCTACATTCTTATCACTTcctttatttttgcttttatgtttGTGACAACTGTTGCTCACTTATTTTACTGGGATGCTTCATATGTCGTACACTTTATGAAAGCTAGGTTAAAGGGATACAGATCCTTGAACTCACCAGAGAGTGTTTATGATGTCTTTGTGACTTATGACACCAGAGATCCACATGTCTCTGAGTGGGTGATGAAAAATCTGCGGGTGAAActggaagaggaaggagagacacATCTCCCTTTATGTCTGGAGGAGAGGGATTGGCCCCTAGGAGTCCCCCTGGTGGACAACCTCACTCAGAGCATCCAATACAGTCGCAAGACCCTTTTTGTCTTAACAGAGGGCTACGTTAAGACTGGGGTTTTCAAGCTAGCAATGTATCTGGCCCATCAAAGACTGCTGGATGAAAATGTGGATGTGATTGTGCTGCTGATGCTAGAGCCCGTCCTACAGCACTCTCACTTCCTCCgtctgaggaggaggctgtGTGAGAAAAGTGTTGTAGAGTGGCCgagaacagcagctgcagaggctTGGTTTTGGCAAAATCTGCGGAGTGTTGTCAGAGTAGACAATCAGATTATGTACAACAAGACTTATTCAAAGTACTTCACCAACAAGTGA
- the LOC108890950 gene encoding LOW QUALITY PROTEIN: toll-like receptor 7 (The sequence of the model RefSeq protein was modified relative to this genomic sequence to represent the inferred CDS: inserted 1 base in 1 codon), whose translation VTWLNKTNITIPRLATDVTCDAPGAQKGHPVISVDLLACQHNYLSIILYILMTSLILSLLTLSISSHLFLWDVWYIYHFCRAKLKGYNRLYSQSCVYDAFVIYDKEDPAVSEWVMKEMCVHLEDREDHCLRLCLEERDWIPGCPLIDNLSQSIHRSKRTVFILTKKYIKSGNFKTAFYIAHQRLMDEKNDVIVLXLLEKVPSNSKYLKLRKRLYKRSVLEWPTNPQAQPYFWFQLRNVLALKIVHW comes from the exons GTAACATGGCTCAACAAAACCAACATTACCATTCCCAGACTGGCCACAGATGTGACCTGTGATGCACCAGGCGCACAAAAAGGTCATCCTGTAATCTCAGTGGACCTGCTGGCCTGCCAGCACAACTACCTGTCAATCATCCTCTACATCCTCATGACTTCGCTCATCCTGAGCTTGCTCACCCTGTCCATCTCCAGCCACCTCTTCCTGTGGGACGTCTGGTACATCTACCACTTCTGCAGGGCCAAGCTCAAGGGCTACAACCGCCTATACTCCCAGAGCTGTGTCTATGATGCATTTGTCATATATGATAAAGAGGATCCTGCTGTGTCGGAGTGGGTGATGAAGGAAATGTGTGTTCATCTGGAGGACCGTGAAGACCACTGCCTTAGACTATGTCTAGAGGAACGGGATTGGATCCCTGGATGTCCCCTGATCGACAACCTCTCCCAGAGCATCCACAGGAGCAAAAGGACCGTGTTCATTCTCaccaaaaaatatatcaaaagtGGCAACTTCAAGACAGCTTTCTACATAGCCCACCAAAGGCTaatggatgaaaaaaatgacGTCATAGTAC ATCTCCTGGAGAAAGTACCTAGCAATTCAAAGTACCTGAAACTGCGAAAAAGACTTTATAAGCGGTCTGTGCTGGAGTGGCCAACAAACCCCCAAGCCCAGCCATACTTCTGGTTTCAGCTGAGAAATGTATTAGCACTGAAG ATAGTGCACTGGTGA